The sequence caattagctgttcatgaacaagctgttcccgaggccccattctaaatggacAGGTGGTTGTtgaaagcctcattcattgctgtttgtcaagccagataatttggcacctgcaatcaattcccttggcaacttaggcagggactgcctgaactctgtctgaactcctgctgttgccctgtaaaccccaatctaaacccaatttagcttgataggcaggtcttcctttcaagtgtggagctccaaatctgttacaagggagcaaagagcagggggggaggggggctcccagctctggttttgcagacagtgagggagagacagctgctgttggcattttgagagagagacaaggagagtacattggagcttgaattttctttgtgtgtggtgggatagggatctacctctccaagttccagggctgctgccaggctctgggccaagctattatttattactggtacctttcctgctgcctgctcaagtaaggtttctgggagtggtgcggtagagatctaccacttcaggtttcagggctgctgccaggctctggggccaagctattatttactattggtacatttcctgctgcctgctcaggtaaggtttctgggagtggtgtggtagggatcttgatggctggaggagagcctgctggcctccatgaacaacaaacaacgaacatgttcatgaacaggtcatgttcatcaatgttcattgttcatggatgccaacaaacaataaacaccatgtttgttattttttttctgttcatgcccatgtctactcattatACGGCACCTATAGGCCAAGCCCAAGTAATACAGACAGACCCAGTAGAGTGAGCTCTCCTAGTTCTACCTGTCATAGATATGGCCAGGGATATGGGGGCAAATAAAAAGGAGGTACTGAGGAACAGAGCTCAAAACAGTAAAATTTACAAGTTTCCTTTTGGATATGAGTTACATTGTTGTCCTTGAAACCACATAGCTTCCTGCAAGTGTAAGATCTAGAGgagctagctgtgttagtctgtagatgtgtctgacaaagagagcagtggttctccaaagcttatgctacgataaagttggttagtctaaaaggtgctactggactctttactactttacaAGTGTAAGGTAGTTCATGACTGATGAAGACTAAAGCCAAAACATTTGTCTTTTGAAGTTACAACATAATACATACCATCTATTAGTCTTTGATTTTTTGTCTTCAAAATTACTTGCACAAGGTTGCTTATGACTGATGAAGATTTACACATTGAAACAGGAATGTCGTTGGCATCCTGTCTTTGTTGTATGCCCTTTGTAGCTTGACAATTCTTCATTGTATATTCTCTATTGCAGTCATTTTGTTGCAATAGAACTAAATTGCAACAAGTCTTTTGTAGCTTTTCCTCATTGTATCTTATTATAACATGATTTTTGAAATAAATTTGTAAATATATCTCTGTGCTATTTTGCATTACAAGTATATTCCTTTTCTGACCTCTGCTACTCAGTATCTCTCAGCTAAACATGCCAGAAAAGGAAAGTATAATCCCTGAATAGAACAGAATAGAATAGCAAAAGGATAAGAGAAAAGAGTAACAGAAAACTATGGCCTTTTGTGGATTAGAATAAGTCTAACCATGTCAATAGATACTATGTGCTGGAGCCCAGGTGTAGAATGTCTGAGTTCAAAGATGGTGTGTATTGGTTGAGAGCTGACAGGAAAAAGTATTATAGCATTGGACAGAGTATGGCTTGGTGGTAaagtatctgctttgcacgcagaactTCACAGGTTTCATTtctccatctccagttaaaaagatcagttaGTAGGTGATAGGACAGAGCTCTGACTTGGACCCCAGAGACCTGCAAGAACTCACATTGATATGCCCATGCCTGACTCAGTGTAAGGTGTATTCATGGGATAACAACCTTATTCTTGATGTTCTAGTTTTCTGGCTGctggagagggtttttttaaaatgagaaaggATATAAAAAATGATACCCTACCATTGAATCTTTCAGTCTTAGTCCACTACATATTGACCAAGAATAAATAACACATAATGAGGGAGAAGAATAAGCTCTCCTAGTTCTAGGGCAGTCATTTAAGTTCTCTCTAGGCCCAACATGCAGAAATTTCTGAGGTACTGTATGTTTTCTCACAGCTGCTCATGCTTGGCATCAAAGTGAACAAGCCATAGAGTGTTTATCCCCCGTGATGATAAAAAGGACACTGGAGCCATCCCTCACCCTCTTTGCCTACACTTCTTCCACTTGTCAATAGCTACAGGTCTCTGCAAGGTCAAATTACTTAATCAAGCACTAAAAGAAAGGACTGACTTGGGGTACGCTATATACTATTGGCACTTTGAGGAGCAAAACCAAGACACAAATGTGAGAATGCAGATTGTGCTTTAATGAAAATAGAATAGGAGTTGAGCAAAACAGTTGTACAAGGAAAGGCAAATGAACAAGGCTAAGAACATAAACCTAGGAGAATTCTTCCTTGGTCTAGCagcattcagaaaacaaaatgaaagggaGGAAAGCGATGGATGTCCAATGTCAATGCAAAGCTCATGAGTTCAATGATGGTTGTGCAAGTTTAACTTTTCAGACTCGTCAATGAATCCCATCTTCCAGTTCCGGATAACTATTACGGCCACTCGGGTTTAACAAGGGATTGAACAGACGCTGGCACGGCGTCCCAGCAAAGGCCATTTTCCAACGAATCCACCCCTCTTCAGGCCCAGTCTGGAACCCCAGCCTCCATAAAGGCCTCCTAGCCCCCCATAGAAGCCTGCTCCTACCACCCCAGAACCACTAATGGCACATGGAGTGTTGCCTCCCACAGAAACTGGTTCACCAGTAGCAGAGAGGATGGGTCCTGGGATGGTCAAGacggcaggaggtggctggatgACGACTTCTGCTGGTGGGATCTGGTTGATGCAGGAAGGGGCGACTCCAGCCAGGGTTCCAAGACTGCCAGAAGTTTCAGCCACAGCAGGACCATGGCCCCAGCCCAGACCATAGCCTAGACCATGTGCAAAACCAAGACCTTTATATCCTAAGCCGAGACCTCCATACCCACAGCCGGGACCTCCATATCCATAGCCAAGACCTCCCCAGCCGAGCCCTGCAGATCCAAACCCAACAGTTGGGGTGGAGGCAACAGATGGGACGGTAAACTCTGGACCTTGGCAGATAGGCATTTTTGATAGAGGTGAATCTGAAACAAAATATAGAGAGGCAGCTGTTGTTTTGCCCAGTTCTCACTTGTATTTATGACCCTCCCCACCTTTGCTTTGCATGAAATATCTTCAGTTTAATTCCTAAAGTTAAATCCCACAGTTCTTGCATTTTTACTATTCTCTTATTCATTCATTGCAAATATTATTTAGAGACAGAAACAGCTATGTTACGGATTCCATCTTCCTT is a genomic window of Eublepharis macularius isolate TG4126 chromosome 1, MPM_Emac_v1.0, whole genome shotgun sequence containing:
- the LOC129325651 gene encoding claw keratin-like, translated to MPICQGPEFTVPSVASTPTVGFGSAGLGWGGLGYGYGGPGCGYGGLGLGYKGLGFAHGLGYGLGWGHGPAVAETSGSLGTLAGVAPSCINQIPPAEVVIQPPPAVLTIPGPILSATGEPVSVGGNTPCAISGSGVVGAGFYGGLGGLYGGWGSRLGLKRGGFVGKWPLLGRRASVCSIPC